TTGCCGGTCTGCGAGCCGCCGCGGAACATGTAGTCCGTGGCGAAGGTCACCGTGGAGCTCATTCCAGCGGTGGCCGCTCCGCTCATGGCCAGCAGGCCGGTGCATACGGAAGCAGTAACGATCTTCTTCATGGTCAGTCCCCTTTCGGGAGATAGAGCTTCCCCGGGCAAGCGCCGCGGGCCTGTTTCCGGGGCCCCACCTCCCTTTTTCTTGAAACCCCGCCCGGTATCAGCCTTTTACAGGCGACGTACGAAAGTCCGGGCTTGGTTGAGAGCAAAAAGGCTCACAGCCGGAGTCAGCAAAACCGCCAGGATGTGAGCCCCCGAAAACCCCAGAAAGAAGTCACGTGGTCGAACCCCTCCTGTTACTACCTGCGTTGAATTTGAAGGCGAAGCCCGGTTAAGCGATCAGGGCCTCACTCAACCGTTCCCGACCAAAATCCGAGAGGGCATAGCAGATAAGGATCTTGTCTTTGCCGAAATACGTACCGTCGTCCAGCTTTTCCTCGACCACCTCGATCAGGCCGCTGGCGTACAGGTCCGTCAGGGTCAGGCGCACCGTCCCGTGCCAGTACAAGCCACTCACCCCGTATTCCTTCATGACCCGCTCGGCGATCTGGTGGTCCCACAGCCCGGAGGCCTGGGTGCTGAGCAGGTAAAGGATGTAGCCCTTCAAATGCAGTTTCGCCATTTTCCGGACTCTCCTTACTTCGAAGCCTCGGTTTCGGGCCCTTGCCCTCGTCCTTATTCCAGGGAGCGCACCACTTCCACGGCGCCAGGCCGGCGAGCATGGCGGAGCCACCGGCAAGCAGCATCCAAAAGAGCGCCCGGCCGTTCTTCCGCCCTTCCAAGAGCCCGCATCCACCCCCTCTGAGATTTCGTCGATGTTCATGAGGAAACGGGCAGCTTCCAACGCCTTCCCGGGTCCGGGGCTTGAATGTAGAGATCTTCAAGGGACCGAATCCCCAGCCGGTTGCGGTAGTCTCTGCGGCGAGGAATGAACCGGCAATTGATCTCCCTTAGTACCCTCATGGGGGTAATCGCAGACTCGGCAAGATCGGGGGTGGGTGGAGACTTACCTACTAAGAATTTATAATTAATCCGAAAAAAACGTGAAAAGCGTAAAAAAGAGGTACCCATATGGGGATACCTCTGGATTCTTAACGGTTTACACTTCTAGTCCGCGCATGGGTTTTAGGCGTGAAAGGACTGAAAATAAAGAGGAAAAATTGACATTTTGGAAGGAGGTAGCGGGCAGGAGGGACCAGCCAGAATTCAGGGCTTTCCCTTAGGAGTACTCCCTAACTAGTACTACCAAAACAGGGCTAGGATACTCTTTTTAGTTATATTTTAATCCTTTCGCACGAAGGGGTTGGCCGCTTCCCCGCTCCTAGGGGTTATCCATTAAGAGGCAGACCCGCCATGCCGAAACGAACCGGGCACGGATCTTATCCTCGCGTCGCGGGTCCATACGGACGACACCCGGGCCTTCCCCGGAGCGAAAGGCCCGGATGGTGCACCTAACGGCCCATCCGGTTGACTGGATTCGCTCCTGAGCGTATAGAGTAAACCCAACCGCAATCCCGGACCCCTTGCATGCCAAGCGATCACCATCGCAGCCCCCTCTACCCAAGGAATGGGAACGGGAAAGGACGCTTCCAAATGGCCTTCCTCGGCGGACTCGGATGGATCAAGGAAAGATTCTGGCGGGGGATCTTTCACAGCTCCAAGGCATCGGCTCCTTTAATACAGCCCCTCTCCACCCACCAGACATCCGCCTATGCGCAATGTCAGAGCACCCTCGACAATGCGCTCTTCCAGCTACTCGAAGAGCCGGACGCCAAGGAGCCTTTCCTCCTGATCCTTAATCAGATCGAGGAATGCACGGGGGCCGAGGCCAGTATCCTGCTCCTGGAGGGGAACGAAACGGACGGCCACCCGGAGATCCTGGCCGCCACCGAGCCGCAGGAGCGCTGGCAGAATCTCGCCTCGCAGGGGAGCCTGCCCCTACTCGGCCCGGAGCCCTATCCCGGGATCATCCGGGTAACCTATCCCGGCGAGGTTGAGCACAACCTGCTCCAGGTCCAGATCTCGGACCCCTCGCAGAACCACGGCTACCTCATCCTCCGGACCCCCACTCCCAAGCCCTTCTCGCCCCAGGAATACCAATTCCTGAAGACCCTCGCGGGACGGCTCGGCCCGGTGATGATCAGTACCCGGCGTGCCAAGCTCAAGCGCCGGCTCGCCCTCTACGAGGAGCGGGCGGCCATCGCCCGGGAGCTCCACGACTCCCTGGCGCAATCGCTGTCCTATCTGATGATCCAGACGAGCCGGCTGCAGGCCAAGCTGGAGGATACGAACTGCGACATATCCGAGGAGAATGACCGGTCCAAGCTGGAAAGCGTGCTGCAGGATCTCCGGACCAACCTCAACGTCTCCTACCGGCAGCTTCGCGAAATCATCAACACCTTCCGGCTGACCCTTGAAGCGCCCAACCTCGAGCAGGAAATCAGCAACACCATCGAGGAGTACGAAAAGCTGAGCGGCATCGCCTTCAGCTTGGATTACCGGATCCCCGGGGACCAGCTCACGGCCAACGAGGAGGTGCAGGCTTTCCTGATCGTCCGGGAAGCGCTCTCCAACCTCGTTCGACACTCCCATGCGCGGCAGGGCTGGATCTCCGTTTTTCAAGGGGAAGAGCAGAAGATCCACGTGACCGTGGAGGATGATGGCGTCGGACTGTCGGACAGCTCGTCCTGGGACGGGAGCCACGGCTTAAACAATATGCAAGAGCGTGCCAAGGCCCTGGAGGGAGGTCTCACCGTCGAGCCCCGCTCGGAGGGCGGAACGCAGGTCCGCCTCTCCTTCCTGCCGGCCCGGCTCTCCCACCACGCCCCCTCCCAGGAGTCTCCTCACACGCATCCGGAGAAAGAGAAACAGGCATGACGGAAGATACCCATCGCATACTGCTCATCGACGACCACCCCCTGTTCCTCAGCGGCCTGTCCCAGCTGATCGACGGCGAGCCCGGATTCTCCGTGGTGGGTGAAGCCAGCTCCGGCCGCGAGGGAATGGACAAGGTGGAGGAGATTCAGCCCGACCTGGTCCTCTTGGACCTGAATATGAAGGAGATCACCGGCCTGGAAGTCCTCAAGAGCCTCAAACAGAAGCATCCGGACATCCTCGTGGTGATGCTCACGGTTTCCGATTCCGAGGATGATCTGGTAACCGCCATTCGGTGGGGTGCCGACGGCTATCTCCTCAAGGATATGGAGCCGGAGGATCTGGTGGGCAAGCTCCACAACGTGTCCTCCGGCCAGGTGATTCTCACGGACCACCTAACCGAGCTGCTGACCTGCTCCCTGCGCAATGACCGGGAAAAGGACCGGGCGGTCCCCGACGACTCCACCCTCACCGAACGGGAAAGGCAGATCCTCGCCCTCATTGCCGAAGGCCTCAGCAACAAGCTGATCGCCCGCGAGCTTGAAATCAGCGACGGCACCGTCAAGGTCCATGTGCGCCATCTGCTTAGCAAGCTCAACCTGCGCTCCCGCCTGGAGGCGGCCGTCTGGTTCCTGGAACAGAAAGCGCAAACCTAGGTTTTCTAAGAAGTAAACTACACCTTAACGGGTACTCCGGCAGGGGAGTCCTCAACGCGTGCATCCTTACCTAAAGTAAAGGTAGGATCATGGGGCCCTTCGCGATACCTGAAGGCAGGGGGCCATGCGGCACGAACAGCCTTCCCCACAAGCCGGGCAAAGAGTTTGTCTATTCCAGCACGTCTTGCAGGACCGATAAGGAGCCTCCTGGGCACCCGGCGGGAAGGCACCGCCGAAGGGCCCGCGGGCCGGAAAAGTAAGCGGAGGAACTGGCTCGACCAGCTCCCCTTCGTGATTTTCCAGCTCGACGGCCAGAACCGCTGGACCTTCCTGAGCGGGGAATGGAAGGAGGTCACGGGCTGGCTCCCCTCCCACAGCGTGGGCACCCCGGTTGCTCAATTCATACACCCCCAGGATCGCTCGCACTGGGACGAGCACGTCAAGCATGCCGGCCACGAGGCCCATGCCCCCAGTTCCGTGCGCCTGCGGCTGCTCACCCAGGAAGGCAAATACCGCTGGGTGGAGGTGCGGGCTCGGCTCCACGAGCAGGGTGGCCAGGAGCATATCCTCGGCAGCCTCACCGACGTTACCGACGAGGTTCAGGCGGACGATCTCCGCGAAGCGGAATACCAGAACCTGGTGGGGCTGGTGCACCGGCTCCCCGCCATGCTCTACCGCGGCCGAAACAACCGCGACTGGACCATGTACTTCGTCAGCGAGGGGGCCTACAAGCTCACCGGCTTCTCGCCCCAGGAGCTCGTCAACAACCGGGCCATCACCTACGGCTCGCTGATCCATCCCGAGGACCAGGACAAAGTCTGGAACGAAGTGCAGGCCGCCCTTCGCGAGCGCCGCAGCTTCGAGATCCTCTACCGCATCGTGACCGCCCAGGGGCATGAGAAGCTGGTCTGGGAGCGGGGCCAGGGGGTTTTCTCCACGGGAGAGGACCTGCTCGGCATCGAGGGGTTCATCACGGAGGCCCCGCAGCGGCTCAAGCGCTTCACGGACCGGGCGGAGCAGGCGCGCCTCTACGACGATTTCCATGGCCAGCCCACCCAGAGTTTGCTCCTCGACCGGCTGGACTTCATCATCCGCACCGCCGATTGGGACGGCCACTCCGGGTTCGTCTTCCTGCTTCTCGGCATGGCCAACGGCGACGACCTCCTCGCCCATATGGGCAACGCCCGACTCAAGGAGCTCCGCCACCAGTTCCTGCAGCGTCTCCGGGATAACCTGGGGGAGACCGCCTCCCTGGCCGTTCTCAACCACCTCCGCATCGGAGTCCTGCTCCCCGAGCGCCATGCCCCGTGGGAGGTGGGCGCCCTCGTGGACCGGATCCGCCTGCGCTGCCAGAACACCTATCTGGTGGGCGGCAAGCGCATCGACCTGGATCTCAATATCGGCATCGCCATGAGCCAGTCCGGATGGCGAAGCAGCGAAGAGGTGCTGGAGAACGCCGATCAGGCCATGGTTCAGGCCGGCGCCATCGGCGGTACGCGCGAAATGGTCACCGACCAGGGGCTCCGCGGGGAGATGATCGGCTTCAACCGTATGGCCCAGGCCTTCCAGGAGGCCCTGCAGAAGCGGGAGATCGTGCTGGATTTCCAGCCCATCTTTCCGCAGCCCGACGGCAGTCCCACCGCCTGGTATGGCCGCCTGGTTTGGCCGCAAAAGCGCAAGGCCGCCATCCCTCTCGCGGAATTCCTGCCGGCCGCGGTCAACCGCGGCCTGGTTCCGGAGCTCAAGGACCACCTCTGCGAGGAGCTGGCCTACCATCTGGACGAATGGGCCGGCGCCTTCCTTCGGGAGTCCACACACCGGCTCCTGCTGCGTTTGGACGCGCCCGAGCTTCTGGACCCGGACCTCCTGGACCGCATTCAGACCCTTACCCGGGAGCTCGCCGGGGCCGACAACCCGGTGCTTCCCGCCGTACCGGCCGCATTCTTCCAGGAAGGGAGACAGGCCGAGGGAGCCGACGCCTTCCGCGAGCACCTGCACCAGCGGAACCTGCGGATGGTTCTGGACGAGTTCACGGGGGACTTCGGGCACCTGGCCCATCTGGAGGCCGTGGAAATGGTGCGTCTGGCCCCCCACTGGGTTCACGCGAACAAGGACCGGGAAACGGTGGTGCAGGGCATCTGCAAGGGTGCCGAGGCCTTCGGGCTGCAGATCATCGCCCCCGAGATCACCGACCCCAAGGAAGCGCAGCGCCTGAAATCGCTCTCCTGCGATTTCCATGAGGGCACCCTCTGCGACAGCGCGGCCGAGGCCTGAAGGCCGCCACCCGGGTCCTACCCCTCCCCCCGCCTTACTCCCCGGGCATGGGCCCGATAGCTGGACAGCGCCCGCCTTCCCGAACCGTGCCGCCCACCCGGAAGCGCGAGGCAAAATCACTCGACACGGGGGGACATGCCGGGCATCTTAGGGCGTAAGCCCGGGTAGGCTCCGTGCGGGGAGCGGCCCTGCCCGTTCGCGAAGCCGGAGCCGCGGGACGACAACGGATTTCAACAGGAAGGATGTACCCGGGAATGGGAAGAAGCTACGAGGTGGAGGTGCTCTGCACCCCCCAGGGAGAGATCACCTGTTCCAGGCCC
This window of the Thiohalorhabdus sp. Cl-TMA genome carries:
- a CDS encoding PAS domain-containing protein, which translates into the protein MSIPARLAGPIRSLLGTRREGTAEGPAGRKSKRRNWLDQLPFVIFQLDGQNRWTFLSGEWKEVTGWLPSHSVGTPVAQFIHPQDRSHWDEHVKHAGHEAHAPSSVRLRLLTQEGKYRWVEVRARLHEQGGQEHILGSLTDVTDEVQADDLREAEYQNLVGLVHRLPAMLYRGRNNRDWTMYFVSEGAYKLTGFSPQELVNNRAITYGSLIHPEDQDKVWNEVQAALRERRSFEILYRIVTAQGHEKLVWERGQGVFSTGEDLLGIEGFITEAPQRLKRFTDRAEQARLYDDFHGQPTQSLLLDRLDFIIRTADWDGHSGFVFLLLGMANGDDLLAHMGNARLKELRHQFLQRLRDNLGETASLAVLNHLRIGVLLPERHAPWEVGALVDRIRLRCQNTYLVGGKRIDLDLNIGIAMSQSGWRSSEEVLENADQAMVQAGAIGGTREMVTDQGLRGEMIGFNRMAQAFQEALQKREIVLDFQPIFPQPDGSPTAWYGRLVWPQKRKAAIPLAEFLPAAVNRGLVPELKDHLCEELAYHLDEWAGAFLRESTHRLLLRLDAPELLDPDLLDRIQTLTRELAGADNPVLPAVPAAFFQEGRQAEGADAFREHLHQRNLRMVLDEFTGDFGHLAHLEAVEMVRLAPHWVHANKDRETVVQGICKGAEAFGLQIIAPEITDPKEAQRLKSLSCDFHEGTLCDSAAEA
- the narL gene encoding two-component system response regulator NarL, whose translation is MTEDTHRILLIDDHPLFLSGLSQLIDGEPGFSVVGEASSGREGMDKVEEIQPDLVLLDLNMKEITGLEVLKSLKQKHPDILVVMLTVSDSEDDLVTAIRWGADGYLLKDMEPEDLVGKLHNVSSGQVILTDHLTELLTCSLRNDREKDRAVPDDSTLTERERQILALIAEGLSNKLIARELEISDGTVKVHVRHLLSKLNLRSRLEAAVWFLEQKAQT
- a CDS encoding histidine kinase; amino-acid sequence: MAFLGGLGWIKERFWRGIFHSSKASAPLIQPLSTHQTSAYAQCQSTLDNALFQLLEEPDAKEPFLLILNQIEECTGAEASILLLEGNETDGHPEILAATEPQERWQNLASQGSLPLLGPEPYPGIIRVTYPGEVEHNLLQVQISDPSQNHGYLILRTPTPKPFSPQEYQFLKTLAGRLGPVMISTRRAKLKRRLALYEERAAIARELHDSLAQSLSYLMIQTSRLQAKLEDTNCDISEENDRSKLESVLQDLRTNLNVSYRQLREIINTFRLTLEAPNLEQEISNTIEEYEKLSGIAFSLDYRIPGDQLTANEEVQAFLIVREALSNLVRHSHARQGWISVFQGEEQKIHVTVEDDGVGLSDSSSWDGSHGLNNMQERAKALEGGLTVEPRSEGGTQVRLSFLPARLSHHAPSQESPHTHPEKEKQA